A single region of the Parasphingorhabdus litoris DSM 22379 genome encodes:
- a CDS encoding SMP-30/gluconolactonase/LRE family protein, translated as MELVTDGLRFPEGPIAMPDGSVILVEIAAGQLTRIAPDGTKDVIAKPGGGPNGAALGPDGKIYVCNNGGFEYQESGGYLTPAGIAKDYSGGRIERIDPQTGAVEVLYKSGDFDCVLRGPNDIVFDDQGGFWFTDHGKTDYENRCHDIVGIFYAKADGSYMEEVVFPSQNPNGVGLSPDGKTLYAAETFTCRLMKFNITEPGKVAPDAGPGGPGIPVYRPAGYKFFDSLAVEESGNICVATIGECGISVISPAGELVEFVATPDIFTTNICFGGDDMMDAYICLSATGKLVKTRWKRSGLKLEYLNK; from the coding sequence ATGGAACTTGTCACCGATGGCCTGCGGTTCCCCGAAGGCCCGATTGCGATGCCGGATGGCAGCGTCATATTGGTCGAGATTGCAGCCGGGCAGCTGACCCGTATCGCGCCGGATGGCACAAAGGACGTGATTGCAAAGCCAGGTGGCGGTCCCAATGGCGCGGCCTTGGGGCCGGATGGCAAAATCTATGTCTGCAATAATGGTGGCTTTGAATATCAGGAATCCGGCGGTTATCTGACCCCCGCCGGCATAGCGAAAGACTATTCCGGCGGCCGGATCGAGCGGATAGACCCACAAACCGGCGCGGTGGAAGTGCTGTATAAAAGCGGCGATTTTGACTGCGTGCTGCGGGGCCCCAATGACATCGTCTTTGATGACCAGGGCGGCTTCTGGTTTACCGACCATGGCAAGACCGACTATGAAAACCGCTGCCATGATATTGTCGGGATTTTCTATGCCAAGGCCGATGGCAGTTACATGGAAGAGGTTGTCTTCCCCTCGCAAAATCCCAACGGTGTCGGCCTGTCGCCCGATGGCAAGACGCTTTATGCAGCCGAGACTTTCACCTGCCGTTTAATGAAGTTCAACATTACCGAACCGGGCAAAGTGGCTCCCGATGCCGGCCCGGGCGGTCCCGGCATCCCGGTCTATCGTCCAGCGGGCTATAAGTTTTTCGACAGTCTGGCGGTGGAGGAAAGCGGCAATATCTGTGTCGCAACCATCGGTGAATGTGGGATCAGTGTGATTTCCCCAGCTGGCGAACTGGTCGAGTTTGTGGCGACGCCGGATATTTTTACCACCAATATCTGCTTTGGTGGTGACGATATGATGGACGCCTATATCTGTCTGTCGGCAACCGGAAAGCTGGTCAAAACCCGCTGGAAAAGGTCCGGTCTGAAATTGGAATATCTCAATAAATGA
- a CDS encoding HAD-IA family hydrolase, with the protein MSANTMNYDTVIFDFGGVITSSPFDAFNRLEAARGVPIHSVRTINSTNPHENAWAKFERSEIDAAGFDQLFAEEARAIGIELNGSEVLACLAGDIRPAMVAMLDTLKAKGFTIGCITNNVPSGKGSGMALNDEKAAAIAAIMARFDHIIESSKAGIRKPDPRIYEMMCEALDVQPEQCIYLDDLGINCKPAATLGMAAIKVTGEQQALKDLQDLLGMSPE; encoded by the coding sequence ATGAGCGCTAACACTATGAACTATGACACCGTAATTTTCGACTTTGGCGGCGTGATAACCAGCTCGCCTTTCGACGCGTTTAACCGGCTGGAGGCTGCGCGCGGCGTGCCAATTCATAGCGTGCGGACGATTAACAGCACCAATCCGCATGAGAATGCCTGGGCGAAGTTTGAACGCTCTGAAATTGATGCAGCTGGCTTTGACCAGCTATTTGCCGAAGAAGCGCGGGCTATAGGCATCGAACTCAATGGCAGCGAGGTGCTGGCTTGTCTTGCTGGCGATATTCGGCCGGCGATGGTGGCGATGCTCGACACACTTAAGGCCAAGGGTTTTACCATCGGCTGCATCACCAATAATGTGCCATCCGGCAAAGGCTCCGGCATGGCTTTGAATGATGAGAAGGCGGCGGCGATCGCAGCGATCATGGCGCGGTTCGATCATATTATCGAGAGCAGCAAGGCGGGTATTCGTAAACCTGATCCTCGCATTTATGAGATGATGTGTGAGGCTTTGGACGTACAGCCGGAGCAGTGCATTTATCTTGATGATCTCGGGATTAATTGCAAACCCGCCGCGACGCTCGGTATGGCAGCCATCAAAGTAACGGGCGAGCAGCAGGCGCTGAAAGACTTGCAGGATTTGCTAGGCATGTCGCCCGAATAG